A portion of the Oxynema aestuarii AP17 genome contains these proteins:
- a CDS encoding DUF3110 domain-containing protein: protein MRVYVLLFNPRTENEGIHTLQIGDRNTVLMFESEDDATRYALMLEAQDFPAPVAEEIDSEEVEAFCNEADYDCKLIPEGELAVPPETNIEDTDWKADQPQQTPATDETEISSDDLDRIRRQLEGLL from the coding sequence ATGCGAGTTTACGTTTTACTCTTCAATCCACGCACTGAAAACGAAGGGATCCATACCTTGCAGATCGGCGATCGCAATACAGTTCTGATGTTCGAGTCGGAAGACGACGCCACCCGTTACGCCTTGATGTTAGAAGCACAAGACTTTCCCGCCCCGGTTGCCGAGGAAATCGACTCGGAGGAGGTGGAAGCCTTTTGTAACGAGGCGGATTACGATTGCAAGTTAATCCCCGAAGGGGAATTAGCCGTCCCTCCAGAAACCAATATCGAGGATACGGACTGGAAAGCCGACCAACCCCAACAGACCCCAGCCACAGACGAGACGGAGATCTCTTCCGACGATCTCGACCGCATCCGCCGACAGTTAGAAGGCTTGTTGTGA
- the murQ gene encoding N-acetylmuramic acid 6-phosphate etherase, with translation MEERGHLLTEQINPSSANLDRLSSLELVDLFNREDQKTLDAIAGARESLARAIDRAAHALGRGGRLFYIGAGTSGRLGVLDAAECPPTFCTPPELVQGIIAGGAGALIRSSEDLEDRAEDGEQEIARRHVTELDMLIGITAGGTTPYVQGAIQAARRRGATTALIACVPVSQVPVEVDIDIRLIVGPEILAGSTRLKAGTVTKMALNIISTGVMVKLGKVYGNRMVDVAVTNSKLHDRALRILRDLTGLNRDEAGYLLEKSGRSVKLALIMHWTGLDRDSSETLLAEHHGQLRAAIDSYRDRDSQTSDNTKS, from the coding sequence ATGGAAGAACGCGGACATTTACTGACCGAACAAATCAATCCTTCGAGTGCGAATCTCGATCGCCTCAGTTCCCTAGAATTAGTCGATTTATTCAATCGAGAAGACCAAAAAACCCTAGACGCGATCGCCGGGGCGCGCGAATCTCTGGCCCGGGCGATCGATCGCGCGGCCCACGCTTTAGGGCGCGGCGGTCGCTTATTTTATATCGGCGCCGGAACCAGTGGTCGTTTGGGCGTGTTAGACGCGGCAGAATGTCCGCCGACCTTCTGCACCCCTCCCGAACTGGTTCAGGGCATTATTGCCGGAGGCGCCGGAGCGTTAATCCGCAGTTCGGAAGACCTCGAAGACCGGGCCGAAGATGGCGAACAGGAGATCGCCCGTCGTCACGTCACCGAATTGGATATGCTGATCGGCATTACCGCCGGGGGGACGACCCCTTACGTACAAGGGGCGATCCAAGCGGCGCGGCGGCGCGGGGCAACCACGGCCCTGATCGCCTGCGTACCCGTCTCGCAAGTTCCCGTAGAAGTCGATATCGACATTCGCCTGATTGTCGGACCGGAGATTTTGGCGGGTTCGACGCGCTTAAAAGCGGGAACGGTTACCAAAATGGCCTTAAATATTATTTCGACGGGAGTGATGGTCAAGCTGGGTAAGGTTTACGGCAATCGCATGGTCGATGTTGCCGTGACCAACAGCAAGTTACACGATCGCGCCTTGCGGATTCTGCGCGACCTGACCGGATTAAACCGCGATGAGGCGGGCTATTTGCTCGAAAAGAGCGGGCGATCGGTCAAATTGGCCTTAATCATGCACTGGACCGGACTCGATCGCGACAGCAGCGAAACCCTCCTCGCCGAACATCACGGTCAACTGCGAGCGGCGATCGACAGTTACCGCGATCGCGACTCTCAAACGTCCGATAATACTAAATCGTAG